One Leucobacter muris DNA segment encodes these proteins:
- a CDS encoding UrvD/REP family ATP-dependent DNA helicase gives MLSFDPSQQAVLALDPARHARVLGAPGTGKTTVLVEAFARVIDLDGWAEDHALVIAPNRLVASELRGQVERRAGRAIGGTPVRTAASLAFAVLGRAAAVEGRDAPRLLTGTAQDEAIAETIERGLAGAAGIVGLVPEVLQSPAFRAELRELWRIVDDFDLEPAGFAAELRALRASAGRAAQTRMPAPEILDRWCDGLDLIAAVSQRLAVERPEELSSSALLRAAAAAVRAGGSAIGEGALAPGSFAVPRLLLVDDAQELGEGELALIAACASAGSRVWVFGDPDEATGAFHGERTAVLARLGDELQRRGGGAAGAASATASRAAAAGGEQRAVLRTVHRHGPELRGFVRGLTTRVGAAGAGEQRSAQSADGAARSAGPVTAAPASTEFGAVQFASVGSSAEQLGVIAHRLRARRLGLGASERTDWSDMAVICRSRSEALRVSRALAAHQVPTGVAAGGIVLREHQIVRELARLLQHALGLAPLTGDDVLRLAGGVIGGLDPVAIRRLRGALLMQERRDARAEQREPGAIEGLVLEAVAHPGDTPVIDSAGGRALRRIGLLTAAAARVREAGGTPRETLWSLWEGTRLADRWQAEALDGRGVRADEAHRSLDAVMGLFFALQRHEEQDSEQPIGELLDDLLLSAVPEDSLAQRSERVAVTVTTPQGAIGREFSVVAVLGVQDGAWPNLRARGSLLGTAALERWLRGAEAIPPSRKDTMHDELRLFVHSCARARDELLVVAVSDDEQHPSPFFGLGRVHLREGLPSSRLTLRGAVAEMRRRLALDPGDDEALRSIAALAWESVPGARPSEWYGVLPPSTTAPLFDLDDPERSVPVSPSQLERAETCPLDWAIASLGGGSGNLQASLGTLVHHALETAQQADAEAMLDAVKAEWGKLPFDAEWESQRAERLARAMTESLAAYLRSFEASERSLLGRETAFSIPIDRAVLRGTADRLEATQRADGALEITVLDLKTGRTPPSKSAAEEHAQLQAYQLGVARGAFELPDDAPPTQNAHSGGARLLYVHPDATKRADYVERVQQPITEQAMHLLQQRVVDIAGVMAAGEFTARVEHHCSDPHQPGDCRLHIIPAVSRA, from the coding sequence ATGCTCTCATTCGACCCGTCTCAGCAGGCCGTTCTGGCCCTCGACCCCGCCCGCCACGCGCGGGTGCTGGGGGCGCCGGGAACGGGCAAGACCACGGTGCTGGTCGAGGCGTTCGCGCGCGTGATCGACCTCGACGGGTGGGCTGAGGATCACGCGCTGGTCATCGCCCCGAACCGGCTGGTGGCGAGCGAACTGCGCGGGCAGGTCGAACGTCGTGCGGGGCGCGCGATCGGCGGCACCCCGGTGCGCACCGCCGCGTCGCTCGCCTTCGCCGTGCTCGGCCGCGCCGCCGCCGTCGAGGGGCGCGATGCGCCGCGCCTGTTGACCGGCACGGCGCAGGACGAGGCGATCGCCGAGACGATCGAGCGGGGCCTCGCCGGAGCCGCAGGCATCGTGGGGCTCGTTCCCGAGGTGCTGCAGAGCCCCGCCTTCCGCGCCGAACTGCGCGAGCTGTGGCGCATCGTCGACGACTTCGACCTCGAGCCGGCCGGTTTCGCCGCCGAACTGCGCGCGCTGCGCGCGTCGGCCGGGCGGGCGGCGCAGACGCGGATGCCCGCTCCCGAGATCCTCGATCGCTGGTGCGACGGGCTCGATCTCATCGCAGCGGTCTCGCAGCGTCTCGCGGTCGAGCGACCCGAAGAGCTGAGCTCGAGCGCGCTGCTGCGCGCGGCCGCCGCCGCGGTGCGGGCCGGCGGCTCCGCGATCGGCGAGGGGGCGCTGGCGCCGGGCTCGTTCGCGGTGCCGCGATTGCTGCTCGTCGACGACGCCCAAGAGCTCGGCGAGGGCGAGCTGGCGCTCATCGCGGCCTGCGCGAGCGCGGGCAGCCGGGTCTGGGTCTTCGGCGATCCCGACGAGGCGACCGGTGCGTTCCACGGCGAGCGCACCGCCGTGCTCGCGCGGCTCGGCGACGAACTCCAGCGGCGCGGCGGCGGTGCCGCCGGTGCGGCCTCCGCGACGGCCTCCCGTGCAGCCGCCGCAGGCGGGGAGCAGCGCGCGGTGCTGCGCACGGTGCATCGGCACGGCCCCGAACTGCGCGGCTTCGTGCGCGGCCTCACGACGCGCGTCGGCGCCGCGGGAGCAGGAGAGCAGCGCTCCGCTCAGAGCGCCGACGGGGCGGCGCGATCGGCGGGGCCCGTCACGGCGGCGCCCGCCTCGACCGAGTTCGGGGCGGTGCAGTTCGCATCGGTGGGATCGTCCGCCGAGCAGCTGGGCGTGATCGCCCACCGCCTGCGCGCCCGCCGCCTCGGCCTCGGCGCGAGCGAACGCACCGACTGGAGCGACATGGCCGTGATCTGCCGCAGCCGATCCGAGGCGCTGCGCGTCTCGCGCGCACTCGCCGCGCACCAGGTGCCCACGGGGGTCGCGGCGGGCGGCATCGTGCTCCGCGAGCACCAGATCGTGCGCGAGCTCGCGCGGCTGCTGCAGCACGCCCTCGGGCTGGCCCCGCTCACCGGCGACGACGTGCTGAGGCTCGCGGGCGGGGTGATCGGCGGCCTCGACCCCGTGGCGATCCGGCGGCTGCGAGGCGCGCTGCTCATGCAGGAGCGCCGCGACGCGCGGGCCGAGCAGCGCGAGCCGGGCGCCATCGAGGGGCTCGTGCTCGAAGCCGTCGCCCACCCGGGCGACACTCCGGTGATCGACAGCGCCGGCGGCCGTGCGCTGCGACGCATCGGACTGCTCACCGCCGCGGCCGCTCGAGTGCGCGAGGCCGGCGGCACACCGCGAGAGACGCTCTGGTCCCTGTGGGAGGGCACGCGGCTCGCCGATCGCTGGCAGGCCGAGGCCCTCGACGGTCGCGGTGTGCGCGCCGACGAGGCGCACCGCTCGCTCGACGCCGTGATGGGCCTCTTCTTCGCGCTCCAGCGCCACGAAGAACAAGACAGCGAGCAACCGATCGGCGAACTGCTCGACGACCTGCTGCTCAGCGCGGTGCCCGAAGACTCGCTCGCGCAGCGCAGCGAGCGCGTCGCGGTCACCGTCACCACCCCGCAGGGCGCCATCGGGCGGGAGTTCTCGGTCGTCGCGGTGCTCGGAGTGCAAGACGGCGCCTGGCCCAATCTGCGCGCTCGGGGGTCGCTGCTCGGCACCGCCGCGCTCGAGCGGTGGCTGCGCGGGGCGGAGGCGATCCCGCCCTCCCGCAAAGACACCATGCACGACGAGCTGCGGCTCTTCGTGCACAGCTGCGCCCGAGCCCGCGACGAACTGCTGGTGGTCGCGGTCTCCGACGACGAACAGCACCCGAGCCCCTTCTTCGGCCTGGGCCGGGTTCACCTGCGCGAGGGGCTGCCCAGCAGTCGGCTCACCCTGCGCGGAGCGGTGGCCGAGATGAGGCGCAGGCTCGCGCTCGACCCGGGCGACGACGAAGCGCTGCGCTCGATCGCCGCGCTCGCCTGGGAGTCGGTGCCCGGAGCCCGCCCCTCCGAGTGGTACGGCGTGCTGCCGCCCAGCACCACCGCCCCGCTCTTCGATCTCGACGACCCCGAACGCAGCGTGCCCGTCAGCCCGTCGCAGCTCGAACGCGCCGAGACCTGCCCGCTCGACTGGGCGATCGCGAGCCTCGGGGGAGGCAGCGGAAACCTCCAGGCGAGCCTCGGCACGCTGGTGCACCACGCCCTCGAGACCGCGCAGCAGGCCGACGCAGAGGCCATGCTCGACGCGGTGAAGGCCGAGTGGGGCAAACTGCCCTTCGACGCCGAGTGGGAATCGCAGCGCGCCGAACGGCTCGCCCGCGCCATGACCGAGAGCCTCGCCGCGTATCTGCGCTCCTTCGAGGCGTCCGAGCGCAGCCTGCTCGGCCGCGAGACCGCGTTCTCGATCCCCATCGATCGAGCCGTGCTCCGGGGCACGGCCGACCGGCTCGAAGCGACGCAGCGCGCCGACGGAGCACTCGAGATCACCGTGCTCGACCTGAAGACCGGGCGCACGCCGCCGAGCAAGTCCGCGGCCGAAGAGCACGCGCAGCTGCAGGCCTACCAGCTGGGCGTCGCACGCGGCGCATTCGAGCTTCCCGACGACGCCCCGCCGACGCAGAACGCGCACAGCGGCGGGGCCCGCCTGCTCTACGTGCACCCCGACGCGACGAAGCGGGCCGACTACGTCGAACGAGTGCAGCAGCCCATCACCGAGCAGGCGATGCACCTGCTGCAGCAGCGCGTCGTCGACATCGCCGGCGTCATGGCGGCCGGCGAGTTCACCGCCCGCGTCGAACACCACTGCTCCGACCCCCATCAGCCCGGAGACTGCCGGCTGCACATCATCCCGGCGGTGAGCCGCGCATGA
- a CDS encoding DUF3107 domain-containing protein: MEVRIGIKHSPRELAFETEASADEVRGLIDAAVEKDSALLALTDTRGRQYLIDTESISYVELGGEGGRKVGFIS; encoded by the coding sequence GTGGAAGTTCGTATCGGCATCAAGCACTCGCCCCGTGAGCTCGCGTTCGAGACCGAGGCGAGCGCCGACGAGGTGCGCGGCCTCATCGACGCGGCCGTCGAGAAGGATTCGGCGCTGCTCGCTCTGACCGACACCCGGGGCCGCCAGTACCTCATCGACACCGAGTCGATCAGCTATGTCGAGCTGGGCGGCGAAGGCGGTCGCAAGGTCGGCTTCATCAGCTGA
- a CDS encoding CPBP family intramembrane glutamic endopeptidase — MVEYARKNRWQVFWNRGNWWKALLLVVGYWGVYQLIGLGTSTLFHSFVDRQNPLSSPTSIFFTVALPIIIAGGLLLLFAVSLGWVRDPFGRQPLPGRPWMWLAVVLVLIPVVVRLVAANWAAYSIATVLTLLFLGLCIGFTEELLTRGFVVKMLRDGGHGEKTVLVLSSAYFATLHAGNALGGQTTQTVLVTVAYTFGFGAMMYLSLRVTGRIFWAILLHAATDPTTMLATGGIDTHSSTGSTSQGLLSVAGLFDFVYIALALVALLLVKNREGRAAEAPLEATSAREPAEQ; from the coding sequence ATGGTCGAGTACGCGCGCAAGAACCGCTGGCAGGTGTTCTGGAACCGTGGGAACTGGTGGAAGGCCCTGCTCCTCGTCGTCGGCTACTGGGGTGTCTACCAGCTGATCGGCCTCGGAACGTCGACGCTCTTCCACTCCTTCGTCGACCGACAGAATCCGCTCTCGAGCCCGACGAGCATCTTCTTCACCGTCGCGCTCCCGATCATCATCGCCGGCGGCCTGCTGCTGCTGTTCGCCGTCTCGCTCGGCTGGGTGCGCGATCCCTTCGGCCGTCAGCCCCTCCCCGGACGCCCTTGGATGTGGCTCGCGGTCGTGCTCGTGCTGATCCCCGTCGTCGTGCGCCTCGTGGCGGCGAACTGGGCCGCCTACTCCATAGCGACCGTGCTGACGCTGCTCTTCCTCGGCCTCTGCATCGGCTTCACCGAGGAGCTCTTGACCCGCGGCTTCGTCGTCAAGATGCTCCGGGACGGTGGCCACGGCGAGAAGACCGTCCTCGTGCTGTCGTCGGCGTACTTCGCCACGCTGCACGCCGGGAACGCACTCGGCGGTCAAACAACGCAGACGGTGCTGGTCACCGTCGCCTACACGTTCGGCTTCGGCGCGATGATGTACCTCTCGCTGCGCGTCACCGGCCGGATCTTCTGGGCGATCCTGCTCCACGCGGCGACCGATCCGACCACCATGCTCGCGACCGGCGGCATCGACACGCACTCGTCGACCGGGTCGACGTCGCAGGGTCTGCTCTCGGTCGCCGGCTTGTTCGACTTCGTCTACATCGCTCTCGCCCTCGTCGCCCTCCTGCTCGTCAAGAATCGCGAAGGGCGCGCAGCCGAGGCGCCGCTCGAGGCGACGAGCGCGCGGGAGCCCGCCGAGCAGTAG